The Sesamum indicum cultivar Zhongzhi No. 13 linkage group LG1, S_indicum_v1.0, whole genome shotgun sequence genome includes a window with the following:
- the LOC105158108 gene encoding probable E3 ubiquitin-protein ligase RHB1A (The sequence of the model RefSeq protein was modified relative to this genomic sequence to represent the inferred CDS: added 20 bases not found in genome assembly): MGGCCCCASKSTELNRSPTYFHYPVSEEHEPLSSHNATVSALSTGLLVDTNLDTSSPDTYRPPPVPIPYETYVGRPPTPSGDREGPGCKTELALETTNPEAVADTNEGSTLEIKVKNIDSDEKAEMDSELEASKEDEKSDELKKSSKPVVPPLQDEDDTCPICLEEYDAENPKLITKCDHHFHLACILEWMERSDTCPVCDQEMVLSPGY, encoded by the exons ATGGGAGGTTGCTGCTGCTGTGCATCTAAGAGTACTGAACTTAATAGGTCACCGACATACTTTCAT TATCCAGTGTCAGAAGAGCATGAACCCTTGTCATCTCACAATGCAACAGTCTCTGCTCTCTCTACCGGGCTTTTGGTAGATACAAATCTAGATACCTCAAGTCCAGATACTTATCGACCACCTCCCGTGCCGATACCTTATGAAACATATGTAGGACGCCCACCTACTCCATCAGGGGATCGAGAAGGCCCTGGATGTAAGACTGAACTGGCCTTGGAAACCACTAACCCAGAGGCTGTTGCAGATACTAATGAAGGCAGCACTTTGGAAATTAAGGTAAAGAACATTGATTCAGATGAAAAGGCAGAAATGGATAGTGAGCTGGAAGCATCAAAAGAAGACGAGAAGTCAGATGAACTTAAGAAGTCCAGCAAACCTGTCGTTCCGCCACTGCAAGATGAGGATGATACTTGTCCCATTTGTCTTGAAG AATATGATGCAGAGAACCCAAAACTCATCACGAAATGCGACCATCATTTTCACCTTGCCTGTATTCTTGAATGGATGGAAAGGAGTGATACTTGTCCTGTGTGTGATCAG TTATTAG